The nucleotide window tgaatagattatttcagaaaatttttagtgatatttttctaatttacaacttgacccaaaagtttatagaaattttgaaattaacccacaagtaatttttgtgaaaatttttctaattCGAAGCGAGCTTGCACTCGGCAGACGTAAGCTTGAGGATAGTGAATAAGACTACTCAGTCGAAACACTTCCTAGATAAATcgaaaatgtacaattttgattaagtttttattactttagatatcacaaccaagatcttattttggtaaaatttttaaaactctgGTTTTTTCCCTCAATTTATTGTCTGCTACGTTTTCCAAACCCGTTTTTTCAAACACAAAATAGATATCTGGACGTATACGAGACATATGTAAAAAATTGCATACATAAGACTTCCAATTACCAAAGCATATGAAACCTTACTCATATGCTCTCTTTCTTCCGTTGTCTTATGAAAATCatctaaagaaagatgaaaacctGATGCAGTCGACTGAACGTCTGGCTTCGCATCGGTCATTACAAAACGTTATAGTACATTTTCGATGTATGAAGCTTAAGATAGAGCTAACATTTTATTCTTTCGATCCCTAAGGATTCGAATTCCAAGAATATAACTAGCTTCACCCAATTCTTTCATGCTAAACTATTGAGTTAACCATAGTTTAACCAATGACAATTTTCCTACATCGTTTTCGATAAATAGAATATCATCGATATATAAAACAAGAAAGAACACATTTTTGTCCATTATATACTTATAAACACAAAGTTTATCAGCGTTTTACTCAAATACAATAGTCTTGATTGTTTGATCAAATCTTTTATTCCATGAGCGGGATGTCTGCTTAAGCCCATAAATGAATCTTTACAGTTTGCAAACTTTCTGCTACTTTCCTTTGATAACATAGCTAGTGGGTTGAGCCATGCAAATGGTCTCATCAAGATAGCCATTCAAGAATGCTTTCTTGACATCTATTTGCCAGATCTCATAATCGAGAGTAGTGGCAATGGATAAAAGTATGCGGATAGACTTGAGTATGGCTACCGGGGAGAAGGTCTCATCGTAATTGATGCCTTCTTTCTGTGTGTAGCCTTTCCCTATAAGTCTAGCTTTGTATGTTTCCACTTTCCCTTCTGTACTTCTCTTTTTCTTGtagatccacttacaccctaTAGGTTTAATCTAAACTGGTAAGGCTACAAGTTCCCACACCATATTTGATTCTATGGAATCTATCTCGGCAGTCATGGCCTATTTCTAGAGCTTAGAATCAACGTCTTGCATAACCTCTTCGTAAGCGAGTGGATCAACATCCTCATGATTAGCTTCCATATTATAAATACCACCATCATAGATGAAGAATTCTAGTTTCTTAAAAACTCTCCCACTAAGACAGATTCCCCTATGTTGTTGATCGTTTGTAGGCCTTTCTACAATTTCCTCGAGAACTGAACTTGGTAATTATTCTACCACTCCCGAAAGTTCCTCGAGTACCACTTTACTCTAAGACTTAAAGTTATCCATGTAGCTTTCCTTGAGGAAAGTAGCATGAGTAAAAATTTTAATCGTATTATCTTTTAGACTGTAGAATAATCCTTCCTTTGTTCCTTTTAgatatcctacaaacatgcaCAATTATGTCTGTGCATCCAACTTCTTTACATACTTATTCAGAATGTGTGCTAGACAACCCCATATTTTAAAGTGATTTAGAGAGGGTTTTTTTCCATGCTACAGTTCATAAGGTATCTTACAAGTAGACTTAGTTGACACATCATTCAAAATATAACAAGTCGTTTGTATCATATATCTCTAGAAGGAAGTAAGAAGTCGTGAATAGCTTAAGATTGAATGAACCATGTCAAGCAAGGTTCTATTCCTTCTCTTAGCTACGCCATTATGCTATGGAGTGTCCGACATAGTCATTTGGGATAAAATCCCATTCTCTATGAGGTATCCTAAGAACTCGTCAGATAAGTATTCCCTACATCGGTTAAACTGAAGATTCTTTATAGACAAACCTAATTACTTTTCCACTTTCGCATGAAACTCtcaaaatttatcaaaggtttcacttTTGTGGTGCATTAGATACACATATCCATATTGAGAATAGTCGTTGATAAAAATCACGTAATAATTGTGACTTCCTTAAGTACTGATGCTCATGAGACCATATACACAAATGTGCACAAGTTCTAAAGGTTGGTTGGCTCTTATACCTTTCATATTAAAAGACCCCTTAATCATTTTACCTTCCAAGTaagattcacattgtggaagaCTAACTTCCTTAAGCATACTTAAGGGACCATCTTTCACAATtctagtgattctttcttggttaatatgaccaagtcttgAGTCCCATAAATACCCTTCATTAGAGTGACAAGATTTAAGGCTTTTATTAACAATCAATCTCTACTTTATcaaaccaaaatgccctttcctGTTGTAGAAAAAGCAGTCATTCTTTTTAGGATCTTTTAACTTCTTAGTCTTCTTCCTATCCACATGAGGTGGAACTGAAGACTTAGTCGGTTTCTTCTTTCCCTTAGCTTTTTGCTTCCTTTTAGAGGACGAGGGACCCATAACTAAGTTTGCTTCAAGTTTCTCCTGAACCAACTTACCATCATTCAACATCAACTCaaaaaattttaattccttcATAAGTTGAGTCAAGGTAAGCGTCTTATTCCCCAAGTTGTAAGTGACCTTAAAACCAGGAAATTCCTTAGTTAAGGATTTGAACACTATCTTATTTTGAGTGTTCACATCTAGTTCAACCTCATTGTTCTCCACTTCCTTAAAGAATCCCATAAGCTTAAGCATATGGTTTTTGACCGGAGTACCAGATTTTTGAGCCAATGCAACTTGACCTCCGATCAAATCCTCCAAATTTGTCATGATCTCTTTGGTAGTACAAAAATTCTTATGTTGCTTTTGTAACACACTACTCACGCTCACTAACATATAACATCGAACAATCGAGTCAGAATCTCTCTAGCGATTTCTTACTTTGGGCTGAGCTTCAGGAGGGCACATTTCGTTAAGAACAAATTTGTGTTTCTCACAGCTTAGGCTATCAACAAGTTCCATTTCCATTCTTGAAAGTTAtccctatttaatttattttcagtAAGAATGCTAATAAGAGGAGTAACAGACATTTTTGAACTGAAAAAAATATTCACTAATTACTATCTTTGTATtaagtaaatattttttatttcaacaaTATTTCAAGAATGCATTGTGATGTATGTGTCTTGTATTAAAACCTTGAGAAAGTAATTTTTCGTTGCTACGATCATTCTCACACCCATCAAGCATGTCGCCTTGGGGTCCCATGATTAACTAGCAAGAACATGGATAACATTTAATGAGTTCATGAATCTTAATTCTCAAGACTCCACACTAACTCATGACTATTTAATGTTTGGCCATCATCTCTAGCTTAAATATCGTTCATTGGGAaactatttaataaaatatgatctTGAGTGTTTAACTATTGACTCAACACCTATCATGAACATGCTCTCATTTGTGAGTCATCTTGGGACAATCCCTCTAAAAGTCATGCATGACTAGTTGTCCTTAAAAGGAAATCCCATCTAGTGAACCCACATGATAAAGTTTACCTTGGGGTGCGGCCAAGGTAGGAACCGGCTCGAAACTTAATCATACTATCACTTAGGGACCATCAATGGATGTCGTAGGTCATGTTTAAAGACCTTCTCCAACTTAACATTTTAAAAACATGCAAGGTTTTTTATCTCAAATTTGAAGAATATGCATAGCATGCTAtggaaattttataatattcacattcattcacaataatcaatcaatcataaaagcttgattctccatagttttcttttaaggGAAAAACCGAAGAAGTGGATGTGAACCGTACATCAGGTAGGGTCCCAGGAAAGGAAGGTGAGTCAAATTTGACCGCTTAAAAACCATGCCTTTCATAGCTAGGGTCAATCCTAGATATGCTCCTTCTCATTATCACACTTCTCACAGTTATCGAATAACCTAAAGAAGTGAATAGAAtaatacaacacatgtatttttCTCATTACCATACTTCTTATTTTTTAAATCGATCAACTGTTGATCATAtcatatatatcacaattataacattatattatataaatattataaacaattataaaacatatatttaaGGAAATAGGTAATTAAAAAATTTTGCTAGCCATGGTTTCTatggttctatttctagaaaataaagtTACATAATTTTATGCCACAAAGCATTCATTGGGTTTTCAACCACCATCGCATCTTTTCCTTGTCATGAACtccttttggaaaaattacattcaAGTCCTATGTCTATTTCCGGCTCACAAGAATtctatgatttttttttagaaaaaaatacccCTATGTGGAGATGATAGTCCACAGTCTATTTCCGAAGAACCGCAACCTCGacagtaaaaaaaattatataaaaaatatataatatcgcattcattctcatatataactcaaaacatgcataagaTCTAAAGAATGCCACTTTCTATGTAATCAAATCATCCAataagaagagaaatttattttgattatatgtTTATACTTATAGATAGAATACAACCTGGCTCATGATACCAATtattggaaaagaaaaaaaacagatTTGGAAAACGCagcgaaaaataaatttaaagaaaaaccagagttttacaattttccaaaacaagatcttgattgtgatatctaaagtaataaacacttaatcaaaattgtaccttttcgatttGTTTAGGATAAGCGcttcgaccgagtagtcttctttgctatcctcaagctcacgtctgtcgagtgtgggctcacttcaaaacaaaaaaaaaattcaaaaaaattgccAGTGGGATAATTTCGCAATTTCTCtgaacttttgggtcaagttgtaaattagaaaaatatctctagaaattttctgaaataatctcttcagagaatttctctctacaactttatCATGATTTCAAGTGTAAAATAATAACCtaaggctctctttatatagggagactttagagagttcaactatgattaaatttaatcattttaatattaaattaatctaatatttatcttgataaatattagattaatttaatattaagataatcactttaatattttaatattaaattaataaaatactattaagataagtattaaattaaatttaatattaaactattaaataatattatttttggaataattaatctgaaatcaaattctctggtagaATCCCAAAGACCAACCACCGCTGGCCACCAGAACGTCGTCATCGCAGTCGCCGGCATCGCCGTGTTAGTTGGTGCAAGTACCAGTTCGATTACTACTGGTTCGATCTGGGTTAATGACAACCCAATCAGTTTGATCTAGCCACTGGTTGGACCGTTAGCTCGGTTTCACATACCAGGCCCGGTTCGACCAGGTTTTAGGTCTTGGTCTCAGTTTTTTGGGCTCCTGGCCCCAATTTACGATTTCAAGTCCAATTtttaagttcaattacccattgggccaattgtctaacttgaaaattaatttccaaaaatatcatattaattttaattaattttattaatttaattttacttaatcaaaattaattttcccaaaaatcacttagattttccaaattaaattttcaagaaaattctttaattaaattctctaattgaacaattctcacgaccacctaatttaattctacATCGAATAAATctactcaattaaattatttttaaagtcgtagaattttcttctgattcaaatgcaatCCGATCGAGCTTTTGTCAAGCTAGTGGAGGGACCAACTATagatatacaattaggctctagtaattgcaattatgttaAAAAACATTGTTTCGATAATTCACAagtacttaatcatggagtcaatcCACAAGAAGtatcatgattgaaaactccttattgtatacacTTTATAAAAGCAATTCATCtaactgctttgtccaatgacctcgtcatataTGTGTTACCCTTATATTATATCCTTGATTTCTTTGAGTTAAATCTGTTCCCTCAATTCAATCTTGTTTTATcttattgtcaccattgtgtcttcatAATGATTAATATGACCACTATCAAcaaataactgtgataaaatgcTTGTTCAAGAATGAGAAACTAGTGGCaacattccatatttatcaatccacacaatgccaatgaaaggatatcattaactctttaattgagctatggaTTCCACTGTttctagtaaagccatgccatacacaagtcatgtatccAACATACCAGTTATGGGCTCGATCATatttaaagcataagctttcGCTTATATcgaagcacatgagttgcatatgcataatcagtgactaactcaggatttaggtaaatcacaccataaacatcacaagtgaattaattcacgaACGGATTCAGAATTTATTCATATTGGGTCTAGCCCAATGTattattctaccaatgaatacatctatttctctactcgtggagtcaactACTCCGATAGCTAAGACTAGTCATCTCtctaattggaattgtagacgacaaaATAATCTTTCTcggtatttgaatcaaatgctcactttgattcttttacgagattacgaactcatttagattatctactgaagtaagttatctttctcgcaatgtaaacattcttacaatgtcacttatcttcagtttgaacttagacaatctatgagctaatatttgcttgttg belongs to Gossypium arboreum isolate Shixiya-1 chromosome 7, ASM2569848v2, whole genome shotgun sequence and includes:
- the LOC108476331 gene encoding uncharacterized protein LOC108476331; translation: MTNLEDLIGGQVALAQKSGTPVKNHMLKLMGFFKEVENNEVELDVNTQNKIVFKSLTKEFPGFKVTYNLGNKTLTLTQLMKELKFFELMLNDGKLVQEKLEANLVMGPSSSKRKQKAKGKKKPTKSSVPPHVDRKKTKKLKDPKKNDCFFYNRKGHFGLIK